From a region of the Sesamum indicum cultivar Zhongzhi No. 13 linkage group LG3, S_indicum_v1.0, whole genome shotgun sequence genome:
- the LOC105159311 gene encoding uncharacterized protein LOC105159311 → MALPQLLHSPPSSSSSSLISHKSHLNPTYSAKPVSNFFAPSQPRRLRRRRPNSLCCSASSFSEKHHTNSPKSDDVVELPLFPLPLVLFPGAILPLQIFEFRYRMMMHTLLQTDLRFGVIYTDAATGTADVGCVGEVIKHERLVDDRFFLICKGQERFRVTKLVRTKPYLVAEVTWLEDRPSGEVEDLDALANEVEMYMKDVIRLSNRLNGKPEKEVQDLRRNLFPTPFSFFVGSTFEGAPREQQALLELEDTATRLKREKETLRNTLNYLTAASAVKDVFPSS, encoded by the coding sequence ATGGCTTTGCCTCAACTCTTACATTCACCcccctcttcctcttcctcttccttaATTTCTCACAAATCCCACTTAAATCCCACTTATTCGGCAAAACCCGTCAGTAATTTTTTCGCTCCGTCGCAGCCACGCCGACTGCGGCGGCGGAGACCCAACTCCCTTTGCTGCTCCGCCTCCTCCTTCTCCGAGAAGCACCACACTAACTCCCCCAAGTCCGATGACGTTGTTGAACTCCCCCTTTTTCCCCTCCCGCTTGTCCTCTTCCCCGGCGCCATCCTCCCCCTTCAAATCTTCGAATTTCGCTACCGTATGATGATGCACACCCTCCTCCAAACCGACCTCCGCTTTGGCGTTATCTACACCGATGCGGCCACTGGGACCGCCGACGTCGGGTGCGTTGGCGAAGTAATCAAGCACGAGCGCCTCGTGGATGATCGATTCTTCCTCATATGCAAGGGCCAGGAGCGTTTCCGCGTCACCAAGTTAGTCCGCACCAAGCCCTATTTGGTGGCGGAAGTGACTTGGCTGGAGGACCGCCCCTCCGGAGAGGTGGAGGATTTGGATGCGCTGGCCAATGAGGTGGAAATGTATATGAAGGATGTGATCAGGTTGTCGAATCGGTTGAATGGGAAGCCGGAGAAGGAAGTTCAAGACTTAAGGAGGAATCTTTTTCCGACACCCTTTTCGTTCTTTGTGGGGAGTACATTTGAAGGGGCGCCCCGGGAGCAGCAGGCATTGCTGGAGCTGGAGGATACGGCGACGAGattgaagagagagaaggagaCTCTGAGGAATACGTTGAATTACTTGACAGCTGCTTCTGCGGTTAAAGATGTGTTTCCATCTTCATGA
- the LOC105159308 gene encoding probable ubiquitin-conjugating enzyme E2 18, which translates to MTAPSASSRKALSKIACNRLQKELVEWQVNPPAGFKHKVTDNLQRWIIEVNGAPGTLYAGETYQLQVDFPEHYPMEAPQVIFVPPAPLHPHIYSNGHICLDILYDSWSPAMTVSSICISILSMLSSSTVKQRPADNDRYVKNCKNGRSPKETRWWFHDDKV; encoded by the exons ATGACCGCCCCCTCCGCTTCTTCACGCAAg GCGTTGAGCAAGATCGCTTGCAATCGGCTACAGAAAGAGCTGGTGGAGTGGCAGGTGAATCCTCCTGCGGGTTTCAAGCACAAAGTTACTGATAATCTTCAGAG ATGGATAATTGAAGTCAACGGTGCTCCGGGGACGCTTTATGCAGGGGAAACGTACCAGCTTCAGGTTGATTTTCCGGAGCATTACCCCATGGAAGCGCCGCAG GTTATATTTGTTCCTCCAGCTCCTTTGCATCCTCACATTTATAGCAATGGCCATATATGTCTGG ATATTTTATATGACTCTTGGTCCCCAGCCATGACTGTGAGTTCAATTTGCATCAGCATTCTCTCTATGCTGTCGAGCTCCACAGTGAAG CAACGCCCAGCTGATAATGATCGCTATGTGAAGAACTGTAAAAATGGTAGATCTCCCAAGGAGACAAGATGGTGGTTCCATGATGATAAAGTGTAA
- the LOC105159309 gene encoding jacalin-related lectin 3, which produces MSLEKFEKRATLVGPWGGQSGYYWDDGVHSTIRQLEIGHGTGVDSIRIEYDSTGRSVWSERHGGSGGTKTDKVRLEYPDEFLISVHGYYGSLQERGHVIIRSLTFESNKRKYGPFGVEKGTYFTSSTTHGKIVGFVGKAGWYLDAIGFYIEPLHKSVESHALYQSQQFVAAHGTEKYEYSMIQGSLGTNYDLVIAVRQKDNAKPSPPIDHPKPTIQDHPKPTIQDLSHTEPKKETAVVVPKKIERVPSENIKGVVTYGPWGGSGGSLFDDGVYDGIRQINVYRNVGVVSIRVCYDKDGKAVWGSKNGGTGSFKSDKIVFDYPSEILTHLTGYHAPTMIMGPDVIKSLTFHTTKGKYGPYGEEQGEFFSTKLKEGSMVVGFHGRKGLFVDAVGVHVLEGKGVPASSAKMKDAVVSPTSNTKMTAAVVSPTTNTKTTAALVSPTTNTKSKDTVVSPMSNTKTSGSSSPSKSSYQTAVSANKADNSQWHFKVGKRGQSEEVVPRLVIKDPAPYGPGPWGGEGGKPWDDGVFTGIKQIILTKTDAICCIEIEYDRNGQSIWSVKHGSSSGQTADRVKLDYPHEVLTCVSGYYGPIKKEQGTKVIQSLTFHTSRRTYGPFGQELGTYFASGTTEGKVVGFHGRSSMYLDAIGVHMQHWLGNQKPSKPPSLMKIFS; this is translated from the exons ATG AGTCTGGAGAAGTTTGAAAAACGCGCTACATTGGTTGGGCCATGGGGAGGTCAAAGTGGATATTACTGGGATGACGGTGTACACTCCACAATAAGGCAATTGGAGATAGGTCATGGAACCGGTGTAGATTCAATCAGGATTGAATATGACAGCACGGGAAGATCAGTCTGGTCGGAGAGACATGGTGGAAGTGGAGGGACTAAAACTGATAAG GTCAGGCTTGAGTACCCTGATGAGTTCCTTATTTCAGTGCATGGATATTACGGTAGCTTGCAAGAACGGGGACATGTCATTATCCGATCACTTACCTTCGAgagcaacaaaagaaaatatggaCCTTTTGGCGTTGAAAAGGGGACGTATTTCACGTCTTCTACAACACATGGCAAGATTGTCGGATTTGTTGGAAAGGCTGGCTGGTACCTAGATGCCATTGGATTTTACATAGAGCCTCTTCACAAATCTGTTGAATCACATGCTCTTTATCAGTCTCAGCAATTTGTTGCTGCTCATGGGACTGAGAAGTACGAGTACTCAATGATCCAAGGAAGTCTTGGTACAAATTATGATCTCGTTATTGCTGTCAGACAAAAGGATAACGCGAAACCTTCTCCCCCAATCGATCATCCAAAGCCAACCATACAAGATCATCCAAAGCCGACTATACAAGATCTCAGCCATACAGAACCCAAGAAAGAG ACTGCTGTTGTTGTTCCGAAAAAAATTGAGAGGGTTCCCTCTGAAAATATCAAAGGAGTGGTGACTTATGGACCGTGGGGCGGCAGTGGAGGGAGTCTGTTTGATGATGGAGTATATGATGGGATCAGACAGATCAATGTGTATCGCAATGTTGGAGTTGTGTCTATTAGAGTTTGTTATGATAAGGATGGGAAGGCTGTTTGGGGGAGCAAAAATGGTGGCACAGGATCATTCAAGTCTGATAAG ATTGTCTTCGATTATCCATCAGAAATCTTGACTCACTTGACAGGCTACCATGCCCCGACAATGATCATGGGGCCTGACGTGATCAAGTCGCTCACTTTTCACACCACAAAGGGCAAATACGGCCCGTATGGAGAAGAACAAGGGGAGTTCTTCTCGACTAAGTTGAAGGAAGGATCAATGGTTGTTGGATTTCATGGGAGGAAGGGATTGTTTGTGGATGCTGTCGGTGTTCACGTGCTAGAAGGGAAAGGTGTGCCTGCTTCAAGTGCCAAAATGAAGGATGCAGTCGTTTCTCCCACGTCTAATACCAAAATGACAGCTGCAGTCGTTTCTCCCACAACTAATACCAAAACGACGGCTGCATTAGTTTCTCCCACAACTAATACCAAATCGAAGGATACAGTCGTTTCTCCCATGTCTAATACCAAAACATCGGGTTCAAGCTCGCCATCCAAATCCAGCTACCAAACCGCAGTTTCAGCTAACAAAGCTGATAATTCTCAGTGGCATTTCAAAGTAGGAAAGCGAGGACAATCTGAAGAG GTCGTTCCACGACTGGTGATCAAAGATCCTGCTCCTTACGGCCCAGGCCCGTGGGGCGGGGAAGGTGGGAAGCCGTGGGATGACGGGGTGTTCACGGGGATCAAACAGATCATCTTGACAAAAACAGACGCCATTTGCTGCATTGAAATTGAGTATGATCGAAATGGGCAATCCATCTGGTCGGTCAAGCATGGGAGCAGCAGCGGACAGACCGCAGACCGG GTGAAGTTAGACTATCCCCATGAAGTCCTAACATGTGTAAGTGGATACTACGGTCCCATAAAAAAAGAGCAGGGGACAAAAGTGATTCAATCCTTGACGTTTCATACCAGCAGAAGAACATACGGCCCCTTCGGACAAGAGCTGGGGACTTATTTCGCGTCGGGCACAACAGAAGGAAAGGTGGTCGGATTCCATGGGAGGAGCAGCATGTACCTGGACGCCATTGGAGTGCACATGCAGCATTGGCTAGGGAATCAGAAACCGTCTAAGCCCCCTTCTCTCATGAAAATCTTCAGTTGA
- the LOC105159310 gene encoding thioredoxin H-type 1-like, with product MSTSEEGQVIGCHTEAEWEEHFKKGRESGKLVVVDFTASWCGPCRFIAPILAEIAKKTTHVIFLKVDVDELKTVAQKYNVEAMPTFLFLKGGEEVDRLVGAKKEDLQALITKHGAHIASV from the exons atgtCTACTTCGGAGGAGGGGCAAGTGATTGGCTGCCACACCGAAGCGGAGTGGGAGGAGCACTTCAAGAAGGGTCGTGAGTCTGGAAAACTG GTGGTGGTAGATTTCACCGCATCATGGTGCGGACCATGCCGTTTCATTGCTCCCATTTTGGCTGAGATTGCCAAGAAGACAACGCATGTTATATTCCTGAAGGTGGATGTTGATGAGCTTAAG ACTGTTGCTCAGAAATACAACGTTGAGGCCATGCCTACCTTTTTGTTCCTTAAAGGTGGCGAAGAAGTGGATAGGCTTGTGGGTGCCAAGAAGGAAGATCTGCAGGCCCTAATCACCAAACATGGTGCTCACATTGCTTCTGTTTAA